The Lactiplantibacillus brownii DNA segment TTGTACTTCTTGGCATACAAGCCATGGGTAACTGGTAACTCAGCAGTCACGGAAGCGTCAGAACTACCATTAGCTATCGAATTCCACATAACTCCCACGTCTAACTGTTGCATTGTAGCTTTATATCCTTTTTGCTTCAACAAAGTCGTTACTAAAGTGGTTGTCGCAATTTCATAGTCATATGGTGTATAAACTAATTTAATTTTTTTGCCATGACCGTTTGGCACCCCCGCTGTCCATGCTTTGACTTGTTTAGGATGGTTTTTAATAAACTGATTGACAGCTTTTTGCTTATTCATGCCACCGTTTATGTTCAGCATTACTGGATTTGACATTGAAATTGTCCAATGGAAATTCTTTAGTAACTTAGTAGCACCTGGATTATCTTTTTCCAACCCTTTACGTGTAATGGTGCGCATTGATTCACCATTACCATAAACATGTTTTGGATCTTTTAAAAATTTCAACGAATATTTAGCAACCATCCAGTGTGGCTGCCAGCCAGTAACAACGATAGGCTGTTTATTTTTAACTGCCTTGGATAACGTGCTAATCATCGCAGCTGTAGAACTTGGCATGATCTGCCAGTTAGCCTGTTTCAACTTATATTTTGACAACAATGTTTGTGTATTAGCCATTACACCCGCGCCAGCTTCGATCCCTGTAATCGTATAATTGATTTGCGGTCCTAACTTTTTATGTGAGTCGTATTCAGCTGGTTTAGCACAAGCACTAACTATGGCTGTCAAACATATAATCACTGTGGCCATTTGCAAATAACGGAGAATTCTTTTCTTCAAACTAATCATTCCCCCTTTATTTGGATGTTTTGTTGAACGATTGTGTGATTCGATCCAAAATAATAGCTACAATAACCACAGCAATTCCTGCGGCAAATCCTGCCCCGGCATCATTACGCCCCACAGCAAAGTAAACCTGAGTTCCTAAACCAAGGGCGCCAATCATTGATGCAATCACGACCATTGAAAGTCCAAGCATCATCGTTTGATTAATTCCGGACATTATTGTTGTTTTTGCTAGTGGTAACTGTAATTTGATTAGCTTTTGCCAGCTGGTCGAGCCAAAGGAATCCGCTACCTCGATCAAGTCACTTGGCACCTGCCGGATTCCCAAGTTTGTCATTCGCACTGTCGGTGGCGTCGCAAAAATCACTGAAGCCAACACCCCCGGTACCATCCCGATACCAAAAAATGAAACGGCCGGTATTAGATAAACAAACGCTGGCAAGGTCTGCATGAAGTCAAGAATTGGTTTGATTACGATCTCAGCTCTTGAACTTTTTGCCATCCAAATTCCAAGTGGAATCCCAACAACGATTGCAATCAAACTAGACGACAAAACTAACGTCAAGGTCTGGGTCATATCACGCCAGTATCCTAAGTTCCAGATCAATAACAGCCCCAAAACTTCAAACACCATGAAACTAATTTTCTTTTGTCCTCGTTTAACCCAGTACGTGAGTGCTAAGACCACCAAGATAAAGACCCATTGCGGCAAGAAGTCAAAAGCCCATTGAATACCGTCAATGATTACCTGGAAAAAGATCGTCACACTATTAAAAAATCCGGTAAATTGACTCAGCCAGTCAACACCTGAGTTGATCCAATCCGCTAAAGGTATTTGTCCAATATTCATTAAGCACTCACCTCTTCCCCAGCGATAGCCGCCAAAACAGAACTCCGTAGAATGATGCCTAGTAGATGATCGTCATCATCCAACACGACATAAGGAATTGCTGCCTTCGAAATATCGTTAATCAATGCATTGATTGGCATATCCACACTTGTCTTAGGCACGTCTGTCCTAAGAACTGACTTCAGGTCTTCACTGCCCTTCTTAATCAGATCCGAAACATCATGCGCATCGGCAAAACCCACGAATTTGTTGTCATTATCAACCACGTATATTGAAGAGATATCGTTGGCTCGCATTCTCCGCAAAGCCACCCGTGGTCCAGCCTTTCCAATATTAACCACCTGGGCCTGCGTCATTACACTACTTGCCGTCAGGACCTTTGTCCGGTCGACCCCTTCGATGAAGCGTTCTACGTAATCATTAGCCGGGTGAGTCAAAATATCTTCCGGATTATCAATTTGTTCGATATGGCCATCACGCATGATCATAATCCTATCCCCTAATTTCAAAGCTTCGTTCAGGTCATGGCCAATAAAAATGATCGTTTTATGCATTTTTTCTTGAATTTGCAATAACAAATCCTGCATTTCTTTCCGATATAACGGATCCAAGGCCGAAAATGCCTCGTCCATCAACAGAATCTCGGCATCATTGGCCAAAGCGCGCGCGAGACCAACCCGCTGCTGCATCCCGCCTGATAACTGATCTGGATATTGGTCGTCATACCCGGTCAAGCCGACTAGTGTCAATGCTTCATGAGCTTTCCTGTTTCGTACATCTAACGGAAACTTTTTAAGCTCCAATCCATAAGCCGCATTTTGTAATACGGACTTATGCGGAAACAAGGCAAAATTTTGAAAAACCATGCCGATCTTATCTTGGCGCAAGTGACGTAATTCTTCCTTACTGAGGCCCATCACACCTTGTTCATCGATTTCAATATCCCCATCAGTCGAATTTATCAAGCGGTTGATCATTCGGATAATCGTAGAC contains these protein-coding regions:
- a CDS encoding ABC transporter permease yields the protein MNIGQIPLADWINSGVDWLSQFTGFFNSVTIFFQVIIDGIQWAFDFLPQWVFILVVLALTYWVKRGQKKISFMVFEVLGLLLIWNLGYWRDMTQTLTLVLSSSLIAIVVGIPLGIWMAKSSRAEIVIKPILDFMQTLPAFVYLIPAVSFFGIGMVPGVLASVIFATPPTVRMTNLGIRQVPSDLIEVADSFGSTSWQKLIKLQLPLAKTTIMSGINQTMMLGLSMVVIASMIGALGLGTQVYFAVGRNDAGAGFAAGIAVVIVAIILDRITQSFNKTSK
- a CDS encoding glycine betaine ABC transporter substrate-binding protein produces the protein MISLKKRILRYLQMATVIICLTAIVSACAKPAEYDSHKKLGPQINYTITGIEAGAGVMANTQTLLSKYKLKQANWQIMPSSTAAMISTLSKAVKNKQPIVVTGWQPHWMVAKYSLKFLKDPKHVYGNGESMRTITRKGLEKDNPGATKLLKNFHWTISMSNPVMLNINGGMNKQKAVNQFIKNHPKQVKAWTAGVPNGHGKKIKLVYTPYDYEIATTTLVTTLLKQKGYKATMQQLDVGVMWNSIANGSSDASVTAELPVTHGLYAKKYKGKYVQLRKNLKGAQTGLAVPKYMKNINTVDDLKNK
- a CDS encoding quaternary amine ABC transporter ATP-binding protein gives rise to the protein MVEKVKVKNVTKIFGKQISLAKKLLREGKSKAEILSQTGCTVGVNQASFAVNEGELFVIMGLSGSGKSTIIRMINRLINSTDGDIEIDEQGVMGLSKEELRHLRQDKIGMVFQNFALFPHKSVLQNAAYGLELKKFPLDVRNRKAHEALTLVGLTGYDDQYPDQLSGGMQQRVGLARALANDAEILLMDEAFSALDPLYRKEMQDLLLQIQEKMHKTIIFIGHDLNEALKLGDRIMIMRDGHIEQIDNPEDILTHPANDYVERFIEGVDRTKVLTASSVMTQAQVVNIGKAGPRVALRRMRANDISSIYVVDNDNKFVGFADAHDVSDLIKKGSEDLKSVLRTDVPKTSVDMPINALINDISKAAIPYVVLDDDDHLLGIILRSSVLAAIAGEEVSA